The following coding sequences are from one Dermacentor silvarum isolate Dsil-2018 chromosome 4, BIME_Dsil_1.4, whole genome shotgun sequence window:
- the LOC119449112 gene encoding uncharacterized protein LOC119449112, whose amino-acid sequence MASSEPCGRTPVKKKSGRRYCSVKDCHSREGTPGVRLYSFPSKPWEKSRRQKWIIAVRRVNFEDSSSWQPNRDSRVCSKHFVNGEKSTIESHPGYVPTIFPTVYKKRSTSSTAQLARFNRWKQRYSGSSASLATPASADSPGPASPYTAETGAIGTSSLATVDLATSTDLLYERSSTEGLDLLSTVAAELCTAVKSVETQTEERSVSSKNFSVFMCFISESGTSTQVTHLETCDNSVQHKPEVSSRHSGSDHRTSYFSGYDSIAKSANALQDLCSVSKEVFAMLLSMLPPSERKCDVTAENRLLLFLLKLKLGISYSSLAILFSVSETSASRHFKSVLKTLAVATKQWIFRPPSRVIQATMPDSFKVHYPSCTMIIDCTEIRTEQPPTVQQERVLYSNYKGAYTLKFLVAVTPGGMICFCSKAYGGRLSDAHITVDSGFLDLVQPGDTVLADKGFPGIQTVLGNQNAVLVMPPFLHASQFTPEELRDTYNIAQVRIHVERMIQRIKIYNVLNNKVPTELIPCMTDVFHVCCVLANLQLPIIKRKEQQQSFVVSAS is encoded by the exons ATGGCGTCATCAGAACCGTGTGGTCGCACCCCTGTGAAGAAGAAAAGTGGGCGCAGGTACTGCTCTGTCAAAGACTGCCACAGTCGCGAAGGGACGCCAGGCGTGAGGCTGTACAGTTTTCCGTCAAAGCCTTGGGAGAAGTCACGAAGGCAAAAATGGATTATCGCCGTGCGACGAGTCAA TTTTGAGGACTCCTCTAGCTGGCAGCCTAATCGAGATTCGAGGGTGTGTTCCAAACATTTTGTGAATGGCGAGAAAAGCACAATTGAAAGCCACCCAGGTTATGTACCAACAATATTCCCGACCGTGTACAAGAAGAGGTCCACTTCATCTACTGCTCAGCTGGCTAGATTTAATAG GTGGAAGCAGCGGTACTCTGGGTCATCTGCATCACTGGCTACTCCTGCATCAGCTGATTCCCCTGGACCAGCTTCTCCCTACACAGCTGAGACAGGAGCCATTGGTACCAGCAGCCTTGCCACAGTTGATCTAGCAACTAGTACAGACCTGTTGTACGAGCGGAGCTCGACAGAGGGCTTAGATCTACTGTCCACTGTCGCTGCTGAGCTTTGCACTGCAGTAAAATCCGTG GAAACACAAACTGAAGAAAGAAGCGTGTCAAGCAAGAATTTCTCGGTGTTCATGTGCTTCATTAGTGAGTCAGGGACATCAACTCAAGTGACGCATCTTGAGACATGCGACAACAGTGTGCAACACAAGCCAGAGGTCAGTAGCAGGCATAGTGGCTCTGACCACAGAACCAGCTACTTCTCCGGCTACGACAGCATCGCTAAATCTGCAAATGCATTGCAAGACCTGTGCAGTGTCAGCAAAGAAGTGTTTGCAATGCTTCTGAGCATGCTTCCACCTTCAGAGCGAAAATGTGATGTCACTGCTGAGAATAggcttcttttgtttcttttgaagTTAAAGCTTGGAATCAGCTACTCATCACTGGCTATTCTCTTCTCGGTAAGCGAAACGTCGGCATCAAGGCATTTCAAGAGTGTTCTCAAAACGCTCGCTGTGGCAACTAAACAATGGATTTTTCGCCCCCCATCAAGAGTGATTCAGGCCACAATGCCAGACAGCTTTAAGGTGCATTATCCTAGCTGCACTATGATTATTGACTGCACAGAAATACGTACAGAGCAGCCACCAACTGTGCAACAAGAACGAGTCTTGTACTCAAATTACAAAGGTGCATATACACTGAAGTTTTTAGTGGCTGTAACACCAGGAGGAATGATTTGTTTTTGTTCAAAGGCCTATGGTGGTAGACTGTCTGATGCCCACATTACAGTTGATTCTGGTTTCCTCGATCTTGTTCAACCTGGGGATACAGTTCTTGCCGATAAGGGATTTCCAGGCATCCAGACAGTTTTAGGAAACCAGAATGCTGTTCTTGTTATGCCTCCATTTCTCCATGCCTCTCAGTTTACGCCAGAGGAG ctcag gGACACTTACAATATCGCTCAAGTGCGGATACATGTCGAACGAATGATTCAGAGGATTAAAATATATAATGTCTTGAACAACAAAGTACCAACTGAGCTTATTCCATGCATGACGGATGTTTTTCATGTCTGCTGTGTGCTAGCAAACCTCCAGCTCCCAATAATTAAGCGCAAAGAACAACAACAGTCATTTGTCGTGTCTGCATCATGA
- the LOC119448438 gene encoding LOW QUALITY PROTEIN: uncharacterized protein LOC119448438 (The sequence of the model RefSeq protein was modified relative to this genomic sequence to represent the inferred CDS: inserted 1 base in 1 codon), translating to MSRIAARLRNLVVRHRTVIENRKTDNTSKRTKDSAWEKLTVEYNSQPGIRRVTVMQQRKLWDNEKSQCIKKDSEEKRDLYATEGGPPTCRPMSSSLALVGXAASHIGTRLPNPYDRDGAHMSQPVLSLPSARTFEVMVTGNQGSMDEWLEGRIGRSYYKSPFVGNKQPAELSPFYALKHFPGIVSPFTEALQEMARSEADLISIEAEQEARRVSQLEKIIQLLPAPCNALHVLQISGTYPKLSVAAKDYVQLMTQEQKEFYQTNIVCESLSDLCVATMGQSSCLRWHKEKKFRISSTTSHTILHARRSPEEVARAILNSRPFSTEATAYGLRTEPLARMEFERQLGVEVVEMGLLIHPDQPWLCGSPDGMFYLSGETCLLEIKCPHKCKEADMFDSSGESILDYIQGTGSNRRLKTTHRYFTQVQILLYLLNVQKCYFFVYSSRQNVIIEVSRDDAFLYESIPALERFYFTYLLPAAAAAK from the exons atgtccagaatagcggctcggCTCCGTAATCTGGTGGTGAGGCACAGAACGGTTATTGAAAACCGCAAGACTGATAATACTTCGAAGCGCACCAAGGACAGTGCCTGGGAGAAGCTGACCGTGGAATACAACAGCCAACCAGGTATTCGTCGCGTCACAGTGATGCAGCAGCGGAAGCTGTGGGACAATGAAAAATCCCAATGTATAAAGAAAGATTCTGAAGAAAAGCGGGATTTGTACGCAACAG AGGGTGGGCCACCTACCTGCCGGCCAATGAGCTCATCATTGGCGCTTGTCG CGGCTGCCTCGCACATTGGGACACGGCTCCCAAACCCCTACGACCGCGACGGAGCCCATATGAGCCAGCCCGTGCTGTCGCTACCATCCGCGCGTACCTTCGAAGTTATGGTGACAGGCAATCAAGGCAGCATGGACGAGTGGCTTGAAGGCAGAATTGGCAGGAGCT ACTACAAGAGCCCCTTTGTAGGAAACAAACAGCCTGCAGAGCTGTccccattttatgcattgaagcacttccCGGGCATTGTATCGCCATTTACGGAAGCACTGCAAGAGATGGCGAGGAGTGAGGCAGATTTAATCAGCATTGAAGCAGAACAAGAAGCCAGGCGGGTTTCACAGCTCGAAAAAATTATCCAGCTGCTTCCAGCACCTTGCAACGCCTTGCATGTGCTGCAGATATCAGGCACCTACCCGAAGCTAAGTGTAGCAGCAAAGGATTACGTACAACTCATGACGCAAGAGCAGAAGGAGTTTTATCAGACAAATATTGTCTGTGAGTCACTGTCAGACCTATGTGTGGCCACCATGGGCCAGTCAAGCTGTCTAAG GTGGCACAAAGAAAAGAAGTTTCGCATAAGCAGTACCACTAGCCACACAATACTCCATGCCCGACGGAGCCCTGAGGAGGTTGCCAGGGCCATCCTGAACTCAAGGCCATTTTCTACAGAGGCCACGGCTTATG GACTCCGTACAGAACCCCTGGCTCGGATGGAGTTTGAGCGTCAACTAGGTGTTGAAGTTGTGGAG ATGGGTTTGCTCATACACCCGGATCAGCCTTGGCTGTGTGGCAGCCCTGATGGCATGTTCTACCTGTCTGGGGAAACATGCCTTTTGGAAATCAAGTGTCCCCACAAGTGTAAAGAAGCAGACATGTTCGACAGCTCGGGAGAGAGCATCCTAGACTACATCCAGGGAACAGGCAGCAACCGAAGACTGAAGACGACGCACAGATATTTCACTCAAGTACAGATATTACTGTACTTGTTGAATGTACAAAAGTGTTATTTTTTTGTATATTCTAGCAGGCAAAATGTCATTATTGAAGTCAGCAGGGATGATGCCTTTCTTTACGAGAGCATCCCAGCCCTTGAAAGATTTTATTTTACTTACCTTCTGCCTGCTGCAGCTGCAGCAAAATAA